The genomic interval TGAAGTTAAGAACTTCCAGGGTTCTTCCATCGTAGTAGAGAACCCTGACCCCGTTCCAGTTCAGGGGAGTATCGAATCTCGTCGGGTGGGTGTAGATTAGAAAGCCTCCACCGAGAGGGACCGCCCTCAAGGTGACGTTTGGGGGAAGATTAATAGACAGGTTCTCAGGTAGCTCTATCGTGTAAGTCGGATTCTTTAGAGGGGGCAGTTCAATTGAACTTGCTGAAATTATCCCGACGATTTGAAGCGTGGAGCCGTTCAGAATCACGGGATAGGATTTCGATTTGATTGAGACGTTGGAGCAGGGGCACAGCTCCCCTCTGATGTCCTTGGGAATCGTGACGTTTTCCACAATGCAGGGCTTTTCGGGATAAATCACCCTCCCATCGCTCAGGTACCAGAGACCGTCGTGGAAGACGTAGAGCAGGTCATACGCTCCGGTTGAGTTCCCGAGATAGTAGAGCCTCCCGTCCTTGAAGTAAAAGTAGTAGTCACCGACCATACTTGGAGTCGGCAGGCCGGACATCCCCGGGCCAAGGGCGTCCCAGGAGAGGTCTATAATCGCGTCGTCTTCGCCAGTTTTGACAAGGGGATAAAACGTGCAGTACTCGTCCGGCGCGAGGACTGAGTGGGGACCGCAGAGGGAACCGATGGCGTAAGCCAGTGGAGTGGCAACAAAGAGCATAACCCATAGGATGGAGAGAGCTACCTTCCACTTCATGACGTTGGATTGTTCGAAGAAATTAAAAGCCTATTCCCTTCCCATCTCTGTCCAATAAGGCTTTAAAACGTCCGGACTTATTCTTCTCGGTGTCTCTATGAAGGTTAAGATAATCCTTGGAACGGGAAGAGAAGGAAGGGAAAGCGAGAAAGTTGCAAGGTACCTCACGAGGAAGGCAGGGAAACTGGGCTTTGAGAGTGAAATGATAGACGTTAGAGATTACCCGCTCTGCCACACCCACCGATGGAAGGTCCCGCCAGAGGTGGAAAGGTATCGAAAAAAGATTCTCGAGGCTGATTCTCTTGTCATCGTTGCCCCCGAGTACAACGGAGGGTTTCCGGGCGAGCTTAAACTTCTCTTGGATACACTCTTTGAGGAGTACGAGGCACTTCCCGTTGGCATTGCCACGGTGTCGAGCGTCACCGGGGGAGCGAGACTCCTCCAGGAGCTCAAACTCCTCGCAACGAACTACAGAATGTTGCCCATTTCATGGGTGCTCTTTTACAACGTCGGCGAGCTCTTTGAGGGAGACGAGCTGAGGGACGAGAAATACCGTGAGAGGGTTGAGAGGTTCTTTGAGAGACTTAAAAAATACACCCTTGCTCTAAAACCGATAAGAAATGAAGTCAGGAGGGAGCTCGGATGAGGGTTTTTAAAGTCCCAAGGGAGCCCGGAGCGGGTGGAACGATAATCCTCTCGATGATAGGCGGTCTAATCCTTGCCCACGCCGACTGGAGGGGCTGGGTAGTTGGCATTACCGTCGCGCTGGTTACGTTCTTCACCTTCGATTACGCCTTTGACTCCTACAGGGCGTGGAGACTTGGGGGCATGGCCTTCACTCTGGGCCTCAACGGTTTGGCATACATCCTCCCTGCTATCTACTGGTTCGGGGGGGAAGCGCTCAAGCCATCCCCTAAGAACCCCCTACTGGTTCCGCTCACAATTGTGGCAGTCCTGTTCGCGCTCCACTTCGCCTTCTCAAGGATTAAGGGCTGGAAGAACCCGTTAACCTATGCCCTCGGCAACTTTCTCCCGGCGGTACCAGCTTTGTTCGCCCCGGCCGTTGCTGGAAAACCCTTCAGCTACGATGTCCTCGTCTTCTGGTTCCTCTTAGCTTATTACGAGGCGATTGGAGCTGCCTATGTTGAGACCAAGCTGGCATTCAGGAAGTTCCCGAAGAAGTACCCACTTATAGCGTGGCTTCCGGCCTTTCTCGTGGTTCTCTACAACTCCTACCTTATCTTAGCGCTGATAGAACCAACCGCCAGGCTAATCCTGAACCTCAGGGACACCACTTACGTGGCAAAAATAGATGACATAAAGAGGCTCGGCTGGAGCGTCTTCAGGAGCGTGATGTTGCTCTACGTGATAACCTTGGCGGTTCTTTACCTTAGCTAACAGCATCTTTGTTTTCATTTCTAAGTAACCAGCGAGAGGCCGTAGATGAGCTCGACCACGAGGAGGGCTATGGCCAGACCCGTAGTGAACCTGTGGTGTTTTCTCTTCAGCCTTCTCCCCCTGAAGAGAAAGCCCGTCGCGAGGGCCGTCAGGACGACGAAGTAAGTGAACAGCCCGAACCTTCCGTGGCTTGACGGAACACCACCGACGGTGTAGAGCATGTAGGCAACCCCTAAGGTTAAGAGGCCTGCTCCCGTGTAGACCGCCGCGTGGTGGAGTTTAAGCCTGTGCTTCCTCGCGTAATAAATCCCAACAAGGAAAGAGAGCAAGGCGAGGGAGTTAACCGTCGCGTGAATCTGGTATGGGAGCATTCTATCACCCGTCGAGCTTTAGCTTACCTGAACCTTTTGCAACGTTGTGCTTCGCCGTGAAGTCATCGGCATCTGCCATCGCGAAGATGAACTTAATCTCCTGCCCCGGCTTGAAGG from Thermococcus sp. carries:
- a CDS encoding NAD(P)H-dependent oxidoreductase, coding for MKVKIILGTGREGRESEKVARYLTRKAGKLGFESEMIDVRDYPLCHTHRWKVPPEVERYRKKILEADSLVIVAPEYNGGFPGELKLLLDTLFEEYEALPVGIATVSSVTGGARLLQELKLLATNYRMLPISWVLFYNVGELFEGDELRDEKYRERVERFFERLKKYTLALKPIRNEVRRELG